One genomic window of Candidatus Nitrospira inopinata includes the following:
- the rsfS gene encoding ribosome silencing factor, translated as MTHWQICCRPPLNLIYFGIACIRRIAIAQTSKAVALAIGKAMLDKKAVDVQVLHVAPLTSVADYLVIGSADSDRQTRAIADHIDGTISRLGRRALSIEGTATGQWVLIDFGDVVAHVFRQDARSHYALERLWSDAKSVPIPPDSKVVPDESQRRVATRKAAARKSV; from the coding sequence GTGACACACTGGCAAATCTGTTGCCGCCCCCCGTTGAATCTTATATACTTCGGCATCGCTTGTATCAGGAGGATCGCGATCGCACAAACATCTAAGGCCGTCGCACTCGCCATCGGAAAGGCGATGCTCGACAAGAAGGCCGTCGATGTCCAGGTGCTGCACGTCGCCCCGTTGACGTCCGTCGCCGATTATTTGGTCATCGGCTCGGCGGACTCGGATCGGCAAACCCGTGCCATTGCCGACCATATCGATGGAACGATTTCCCGTCTGGGGCGTCGCGCGCTGAGCATCGAAGGAACGGCGACGGGACAATGGGTTTTGATCGACTTCGGCGACGTGGTCGCCCATGTGTTTAGGCAGGATGCTCGATCTCACTATGCCCTCGAGCGGCTCTGGAGTGACGCGAAGTCGGTGCCGATCCCCCCGGACTCAAAGGTCGTTCCTGATGAGTCCCAACGGCGTGTCGCGACTCGAAAAGCAGCCGCCCGCAAGTCGGTTTAG
- a CDS encoding tetratricopeptide repeat protein: MLRLLITIFLISAGIFIYSYFRELNPGAVTIHTSPTTEFDLSPVNLVLISMAAGSVFVAFLVGLQQTAHAIVNWRSNRQVRRKEKVDVLHRDGTHALMSKRTMEAISLFEKALAIDPNRVDSLLWLGNIYRSERNFSEAIRLHQHAHRVDDRNIEILLELGTDLECAKRYEEALQAFDKILKIESDNLTALIRKRDLNIRLERWSEALEIQHRLLKASLPAQEKRAEAELLVGCMYEVGRQLLERGHPDKARRYFRGAIKKDRAFLPAYIGLGEILIHEGKTKEAVEIFKKVYARTRSMIILHRLEELFLDQGEPGEIIRVYQEALQHNPQDPVLQFYLGKLYYRLEMVDEAFEILSTIEGPQDYLLDYHKIMANLFLRKQQFEQAIVELKKALGFKKRVVVPYICTQCRQESAEWSGRCRGCARWNTLTALPWLEAGQPVSHSDGEASPLVRTIPYQGIASPFETV, encoded by the coding sequence ATGCTCAGACTGTTGATCACGATCTTTTTGATCAGCGCCGGTATTTTCATCTATAGTTATTTCCGCGAACTGAATCCCGGCGCGGTGACGATTCATACAAGCCCCACGACCGAATTCGACCTCAGCCCCGTCAACCTGGTCTTGATCTCCATGGCCGCCGGCTCGGTCTTTGTCGCCTTCCTGGTCGGCCTCCAACAGACGGCCCACGCCATCGTCAACTGGCGCAGCAACCGACAGGTCCGTCGCAAGGAAAAAGTGGACGTGTTGCATCGGGACGGCACCCATGCCTTGATGTCCAAACGGACGATGGAGGCGATCTCACTGTTTGAGAAGGCCCTCGCCATCGATCCCAACCGCGTCGATTCGCTTCTATGGCTCGGAAACATCTACCGATCCGAGCGTAATTTCTCCGAAGCCATTCGGCTTCATCAGCACGCCCATCGGGTCGACGACCGGAACATTGAAATTCTACTCGAATTGGGCACGGATCTGGAGTGTGCCAAGCGATATGAAGAGGCGCTTCAGGCTTTTGACAAGATCCTAAAGATCGAGTCGGACAATTTGACGGCGCTGATCCGCAAGCGGGATCTCAATATCCGCTTGGAACGGTGGAGCGAGGCGCTCGAAATTCAACACCGCTTGCTCAAGGCCTCTCTGCCCGCTCAGGAAAAACGGGCGGAAGCGGAATTGCTGGTCGGTTGCATGTACGAAGTCGGGCGTCAACTGCTGGAGCGCGGACACCCGGACAAAGCTCGCCGCTATTTTCGAGGCGCCATCAAGAAGGACCGCGCCTTCCTCCCCGCGTACATCGGATTGGGCGAAATTTTGATCCACGAAGGCAAGACCAAGGAAGCCGTCGAAATTTTCAAGAAGGTCTATGCCAGGACGCGAAGCATGATCATTCTTCACCGGCTCGAAGAATTGTTCCTCGACCAAGGGGAACCCGGGGAAATCATTCGCGTCTATCAGGAGGCCTTGCAGCACAATCCGCAGGATCCCGTGCTGCAATTCTACTTGGGCAAGCTCTATTACAGGCTTGAAATGGTGGATGAAGCCTTCGAGATCCTTTCGACGATCGAAGGTCCTCAAGACTACCTGCTCGACTATCACAAGATCATGGCCAATCTCTTCTTGCGCAAGCAACAATTCGAGCAGGCCATCGTCGAGTTGAAGAAAGCGCTCGGTTTCAAAAAGCGCGTCGTCGTTCCCTACATTTGCACCCAGTGCAGGCAAGAATCCGCGGAATGGTCGGGGCGCTGCCGCGGATGCGCCCGATGGAATACGCTCACCGCCCTTCCCTGGCTCGAAGCCGGTCAACCCGTCTCCCATTCGGATGGGGAAGCAAGCCCGCTTGTTCGCACCATTCCTTATCAAGGCATTGCGTCGCCGTTTGAAACCGTGTAG
- the bioB gene encoding biotin synthase BioB, with the protein MTTYLQLAEKALHDQPLTAAESRAVLNAPDDDLLALLHAAFVVRSKYFGRTVRLQMLQNAKSGACQEDCHYCSQSSVSTAPIERYNLLPRSRMIEGARLASASKAQRYCIVISGRSPLDREIEEIAEAVRSIKHEIPIQICCSLGLLSEAQAKRLKEAGVDRVNHNLNTSEAYHPSICTTHTFQDRLATIRNARAAGLEICSGGIVGMGEQDDDLIDLAMTLRDVKPDSIPLNMLNPVSGTPMADCDHLTPQRCLKVLCLFRFLHPRTEIRIAGGREHNLRSLQPLALYPADSLFVNGYLTTPGSPAPEVWKMIEDLGFTIEIDDRQPAAS; encoded by the coding sequence ATGACCACCTATTTGCAACTCGCAGAGAAAGCCCTTCACGACCAACCGCTGACCGCGGCCGAATCGCGCGCCGTATTGAACGCGCCGGACGATGATCTCTTGGCCTTGCTGCACGCCGCGTTCGTCGTTCGATCGAAATATTTCGGTCGGACCGTCCGTCTTCAAATGCTGCAAAACGCCAAAAGTGGCGCCTGCCAGGAGGACTGTCACTACTGCTCGCAATCGTCCGTTTCCACCGCTCCGATCGAGCGATATAATCTGTTGCCGCGGTCTCGGATGATCGAGGGCGCGCGTCTGGCTTCCGCCTCAAAGGCTCAACGCTACTGCATCGTCATCAGCGGCCGGAGCCCGCTGGATCGCGAAATCGAAGAAATCGCCGAAGCCGTCCGTTCAATCAAACACGAGATTCCCATCCAAATTTGCTGTTCCCTCGGCCTGCTGAGCGAGGCGCAGGCCAAGCGGCTCAAGGAAGCGGGAGTGGATCGGGTGAATCACAATTTGAACACCAGCGAAGCGTATCACCCTTCCATTTGCACGACCCACACGTTCCAAGACCGTTTGGCCACGATCAGAAACGCGCGCGCGGCCGGCTTGGAAATCTGCTCCGGCGGCATCGTCGGAATGGGCGAACAAGACGACGATCTCATCGACTTGGCCATGACACTCCGGGACGTGAAGCCGGATTCAATCCCCCTGAACATGCTCAACCCGGTGTCGGGAACGCCGATGGCGGACTGCGATCACTTAACTCCGCAACGCTGCCTGAAGGTGCTGTGTCTGTTCCGTTTCCTCCATCCGAGAACCGAGATCCGAATCGCCGGGGGGCGGGAGCACAACCTTCGCAGCCTCCAACCGTTGGCGCTCTATCCGGCCGACTCTCTCTTCGTCAACGGCTACCTGACGACTCCGGGGTCGCCGGCGCCGGAAGTCTGGAAGATGATCGAAGACCTGGGGTTCACTATCGAAATAGACGACCGGCAACCGGCAGCCTCATGA
- a CDS encoding YqgE/AlgH family protein, translating to MRRRLIGQRIAASCLAGIVLFFPYLSESLAELDPLQPPPAEGVLLVAHPSMDDPNFRRTVVLLVEHGPQGTVGFILNRPSDIPLSQALPDLPAIKETGHPLFIGGPVSPNRMTMLVRLTEPLPDMRRIFDGIYVGGSLELLERLVTRPKPMEAFRVFAGMAGWAPGQLAFELRQGAWATLSPDVTAIFDHDPDTLWLESLRRLQTPRTISR from the coding sequence ATGCGCCGACGGCTGATCGGGCAAAGAATCGCGGCAAGTTGCCTGGCCGGCATCGTGCTCTTTTTCCCGTATCTCTCTGAATCCTTGGCGGAACTCGACCCCCTCCAACCGCCGCCCGCCGAGGGAGTCCTCTTGGTTGCACATCCGTCGATGGACGATCCCAACTTCCGCCGCACAGTCGTGCTGCTTGTCGAACACGGTCCTCAAGGAACGGTCGGTTTCATACTGAACCGCCCCTCCGACATTCCCCTGTCCCAGGCATTGCCGGACCTTCCCGCAATCAAGGAGACCGGCCACCCACTGTTCATCGGCGGACCTGTGTCCCCAAACCGCATGACGATGCTGGTCCGTTTGACGGAGCCTCTCCCTGATATGCGGCGGATATTCGACGGAATCTACGTGGGCGGCTCGTTGGAACTCCTGGAACGCTTGGTAACACGACCCAAGCCGATGGAGGCCTTTCGAGTCTTCGCAGGAATGGCCGGTTGGGCGCCGGGACAACTGGCGTTCGAACTACGCCAGGGAGCGTGGGCGACCTTGTCGCCGGACGTCACCGCCATCTTCGATCATGACCCGGACACTCTTTGGCTTGAGAGTCTCCGGCGCCTTCAGACGCCGAGAACCATTTCTCGTTGA
- a CDS encoding DUF481 domain-containing protein: MKTTLWKSLIVFCLVATCGTPDFSFAQSPAPTPSRPDVVTLKDGSLLYGEIIEMTGEVLSIKSASSADNMIKIKWDDVAALEVTHPIPFHLKEGTILNGTATAGPDRTINIQADPLQGSMTVPLSSIESINPLAQPPVVYIGSLNAGFSQATGNSRLRNVSVVGDLVARSEQLRLTMLGRYVYGDNAGVLITRNARGTIKLDFFITKRLFWFASAYFENDRFQDLKLRTAISSGPGFQWIDRGDYGGLFKDMTFYTEAGLSYFNEDFRTAADQSSFRARVSMKLDWPLFDGRVTLYHYDEIFPSIENASDFFLTMDNGIRLKIVAGLASGFQVTTRYNNRPPAGTTDTDHLYLFTLGYSFDTTRKR, encoded by the coding sequence GTGAAAACCACTTTATGGAAGAGTTTGATTGTGTTCTGTCTGGTCGCGACATGCGGAACGCCAGACTTTTCGTTCGCCCAATCGCCCGCCCCCACCCCGTCGAGACCGGACGTCGTCACCTTGAAAGACGGCAGTCTTCTTTATGGCGAAATCATCGAAATGACCGGCGAGGTTCTCTCCATCAAGTCGGCGTCCAGCGCCGACAACATGATAAAAATCAAGTGGGATGATGTGGCCGCATTGGAAGTCACCCATCCGATTCCTTTCCATCTGAAAGAAGGGACGATCCTCAACGGCACCGCCACAGCCGGCCCGGATCGGACCATCAATATCCAGGCCGATCCCCTTCAAGGATCGATGACCGTTCCATTGTCCTCCATCGAATCCATCAATCCGCTGGCTCAGCCGCCCGTCGTGTACATCGGAAGCTTGAACGCCGGGTTCTCACAAGCCACGGGCAACAGCCGTCTTCGCAACGTGAGCGTGGTCGGCGACCTCGTCGCCCGCAGCGAACAACTCCGGTTGACCATGCTGGGCCGCTACGTCTACGGCGACAACGCCGGCGTCCTCATTACGCGCAACGCGCGGGGGACCATCAAGCTGGACTTTTTCATCACGAAGCGACTGTTCTGGTTCGCCTCGGCCTACTTCGAAAACGACCGGTTTCAAGATCTGAAGCTCAGGACGGCCATCTCCAGCGGCCCTGGATTTCAGTGGATCGACCGCGGAGACTACGGCGGACTCTTCAAAGACATGACGTTCTACACGGAAGCCGGCTTGTCGTATTTCAACGAAGATTTCCGCACCGCCGCCGATCAATCGAGCTTCCGCGCCCGCGTTTCCATGAAATTGGACTGGCCGCTCTTCGACGGCCGGGTCACGCTCTATCACTACGATGAGATTTTTCCGTCCATTGAGAACGCCTCGGATTTTTTTCTCACCATGGACAATGGCATCCGTTTGAAAATCGTCGCGGGCTTGGCCAGCGGCTTTCAGGTGACCACGCGCTACAACAATCGACCGCCCGCCGGAACGACCGACACCGACCATCTGTATCTGTTCACGTTGGGGTATAGTTTCGACACCACCCGCAAGCGATAA
- the mscL gene encoding large-conductance mechanosensitive channel protein MscL yields the protein MLKEFKEFAMRGNVLDMAIGVIMGGAFGKIVSSLVSDVLMPPLGLILGKVDFSSLFINLSDTSYPSLVAAKAAGAPTLNYGVFLQSVFDFLIIAFAIFMVVKQINRFKREAPPPPPPAPPEPTSEEKLLMEIRDLLKSRQSGLQ from the coding sequence ATGTTGAAAGAATTCAAAGAATTCGCGATGAGGGGCAACGTGCTCGATATGGCGATCGGTGTCATCATGGGAGGCGCGTTCGGCAAAATCGTGTCGTCGCTTGTCAGCGACGTGCTGATGCCGCCGTTGGGCTTGATCCTTGGCAAGGTCGATTTCTCAAGCCTCTTCATCAACCTCTCCGATACGTCCTACCCCTCGCTGGTGGCGGCCAAGGCCGCCGGGGCTCCGACCCTCAACTACGGAGTCTTCTTACAAAGCGTCTTCGACTTTCTGATCATCGCGTTTGCGATTTTCATGGTGGTCAAACAGATCAACCGGTTTAAGCGCGAGGCGCCTCCTCCACCTCCACCCGCTCCACCGGAGCCGACCAGCGAGGAAAAGTTATTGATGGAAATCCGAGACTTGCTAAAGAGCCGCCAATCCGGTCTACAATGA
- a CDS encoding OmpA/MotB family protein → MKKRHAGLVAMGLVTLIGCSSYIKQPTVCIDRWYGYVQESGCPSAVKAAAVDETAARLAALERERQRLADELDAARRQNGTLSSRVSDLERQLADRDRELAALRSGSGERERLANQLASVQSDRDRLAAELATANQRIADLERQLAEARAAQAAPAPKLESARQGLVRALRPQIAKGDISIDLNSERLLINLASNYLFGSGQDQLKPGGVEALKKVGEVLKDYPEYSVSVAGHTDNRPLRSTLKKKFASNQELSEARAASAARALAEGGLTSVTTAGHADTQPVASNDTEAGRAQNRRVEIIVK, encoded by the coding sequence ATGAAGAAACGCCATGCCGGACTTGTGGCGATGGGCTTGGTGACCCTCATCGGCTGTTCTTCCTATATCAAGCAACCGACCGTTTGCATTGACCGATGGTATGGGTACGTCCAAGAGAGCGGATGTCCGTCCGCCGTCAAGGCGGCGGCCGTCGATGAAACAGCCGCCCGCCTGGCCGCTCTTGAGCGAGAGCGACAACGACTGGCCGATGAACTGGACGCAGCGCGGCGTCAAAACGGCACGTTGAGCAGTCGAGTGAGCGATCTGGAACGACAATTGGCAGACCGAGATCGGGAACTCGCGGCGCTTCGTTCCGGCAGCGGCGAGCGCGAGCGGCTGGCAAATCAGCTCGCCTCCGTCCAAAGCGACAGGGACCGGCTGGCGGCGGAATTGGCAACGGCCAACCAACGGATCGCGGATCTCGAGCGGCAATTGGCCGAGGCGCGGGCGGCTCAAGCGGCTCCAGCCCCAAAGCTCGAAAGCGCAAGGCAAGGGCTCGTCAGAGCGCTCAGGCCGCAAATTGCAAAGGGTGACATTTCGATCGATCTCAACAGCGAGCGGCTGCTGATCAATTTGGCGTCCAATTACCTGTTCGGCTCCGGCCAAGACCAGCTCAAGCCGGGCGGCGTTGAAGCGCTCAAGAAGGTCGGCGAGGTATTGAAAGACTACCCGGAGTATTCGGTGTCCGTTGCAGGACACACGGACAATAGGCCGCTCCGGAGCACCTTAAAGAAGAAATTCGCATCGAACCAAGAACTGTCTGAAGCACGGGCTGCAAGCGCGGCCAGGGCACTGGCGGAAGGAGGACTGACCTCCGTGACGACGGCCGGCCATGCCGACACTCAACCGGTCGCCTCAAACGACACCGAAGCGGGGCGAGCGCAAAACCGACGGGTCGAGATCATCGTCAAGTAA
- a CDS encoding tetratricopeptide repeat protein, with amino-acid sequence MRLIVGEVILLLALIAARALAQDSIGSSEEQTARDAKTAWDSGAVLSALDLLDQGIDANPRSFVLHKLRGDILAAFRGPQEAVHEYDVVLADDPASLSTRWAKWSVLVWWGREEEAIKELRHIARIDGRNPLVHLRLAQELRKVDRLEESIESYRAAVELAPDLLDWRLALARARFDVLDYGGAEAELRFVLERAPSGSLLELTARNQLAQLHESMDRGRRFTPVLTPGATAEQLKEWAAIRAEAWKLFVAGRYREAEPIYRKMLTLNPRDSLAAHQLGITLMQLGRCEEALAVFGNLFSLDLSEEDYADATFRMGQCLVKLERWEEAFVHFHMLYDAALEFEESNKDVVLPAGMRVLSKEKLAKWLDTVRPHVPDAVRREFESGQSDGTVGGQSEAGPSEETLYEEAVRRMEPQNALDTSVSLMGRDADFSWFRFVIPAGKVARDDFPTGAHDFIPLNPGDTFPTTQPEIYLVFGLVSASYDSVALAAQCSMESDGQRVVAQDRVMTATNDQSGYFMLARPATGWAPGLYRCGLFAGERANAYTMVDEVRFRIVDQSQP; translated from the coding sequence TTGCGCCTGATAGTGGGCGAGGTCATCCTCCTGCTCGCGCTGATTGCCGCGCGGGCGTTGGCGCAGGACTCCATTGGATCATCGGAAGAGCAGACGGCTCGAGACGCCAAAACGGCTTGGGACAGCGGGGCGGTGCTCTCCGCGCTCGACTTGCTGGATCAAGGCATTGACGCGAATCCTCGCTCGTTCGTGCTCCATAAGCTGCGGGGCGACATTCTCGCCGCTTTTCGAGGTCCCCAAGAAGCGGTTCACGAGTATGACGTGGTGCTGGCCGATGATCCCGCCTCGCTCTCGACTCGGTGGGCCAAGTGGAGCGTCCTGGTATGGTGGGGGCGGGAGGAAGAGGCGATCAAGGAATTGCGCCATATCGCTCGGATCGACGGCCGAAACCCGCTGGTGCATCTGAGGCTGGCACAGGAGCTGCGAAAGGTCGATCGGTTGGAAGAGTCGATCGAGTCCTATCGAGCGGCCGTGGAACTTGCGCCGGATTTGTTGGATTGGCGATTGGCCCTGGCGCGGGCGCGTTTCGACGTGTTGGATTATGGGGGCGCGGAAGCCGAGCTTCGTTTCGTGCTGGAACGGGCGCCGTCCGGTTCCCTCTTGGAGTTGACCGCTCGGAATCAGTTGGCTCAGCTCCATGAATCGATGGATCGCGGCCGGCGATTCACGCCCGTGCTGACCCCTGGAGCGACCGCCGAGCAATTGAAAGAATGGGCCGCCATTCGAGCGGAAGCCTGGAAACTGTTTGTGGCGGGCCGTTATCGGGAAGCGGAGCCCATCTATCGGAAGATGTTGACTCTCAATCCTCGTGATTCTTTGGCGGCGCATCAGTTGGGGATCACGCTCATGCAGCTCGGGCGATGTGAGGAGGCGCTGGCCGTATTCGGGAATTTGTTCAGCCTCGATCTCAGCGAGGAAGACTATGCCGATGCGACGTTCCGCATGGGGCAATGTCTGGTGAAGTTGGAACGTTGGGAAGAGGCGTTCGTTCATTTTCACATGCTGTATGATGCGGCGCTTGAATTCGAGGAATCGAACAAAGATGTGGTCCTTCCGGCAGGCATGCGCGTGCTTTCCAAGGAGAAGCTCGCCAAATGGCTCGATACGGTGCGTCCGCATGTTCCGGACGCCGTGAGACGCGAGTTCGAGTCGGGACAATCCGATGGAACGGTCGGTGGTCAAAGCGAAGCGGGGCCGTCGGAAGAAACGCTCTACGAGGAGGCCGTTCGACGGATGGAGCCGCAGAACGCGTTGGATACAAGCGTCTCCCTCATGGGGCGCGATGCGGATTTCAGTTGGTTTCGGTTCGTCATCCCGGCGGGGAAGGTCGCGCGGGATGATTTTCCAACCGGAGCCCATGATTTCATTCCTTTGAATCCCGGCGATACGTTTCCGACGACACAACCGGAGATTTACCTGGTCTTCGGACTGGTGTCGGCCTCGTATGACTCCGTGGCGCTTGCCGCCCAATGTTCTATGGAATCCGACGGACAACGGGTCGTGGCTCAGGACCGAGTGATGACCGCGACAAACGACCAGTCGGGTTATTTCATGCTGGCCCGTCCCGCAACCGGGTGGGCGCCCGGTCTTTATCGCTGCGGTCTCTTTGCCGGAGAGCGAGCCAACGCCTATACGATGGTCGATGAAGTCCGGTTTCGGATCGTCGACCAATCTCAGCCGTGA
- the trmL gene encoding tRNA (uridine(34)/cytosine(34)/5-carboxymethylaminomethyluridine(34)-2'-O)-methyltransferase TrmL, with amino-acid sequence MFDVILYQPEIPPNTGNIVRLCANTGARLHLVKPLGFSLEHKQLVRAGLDYHEFATLTVYDNWTECADRFQDRRIFALSTKGAQRYDQITYTEGDVFLFGPETRGLPAWLLESFPEKQRLRLPMLPESRSLNLANAVAVVVYEAWRQNGFLNGW; translated from the coding sequence GTGTTCGACGTCATTCTCTATCAACCCGAGATCCCGCCCAACACCGGCAACATCGTTCGCCTGTGCGCCAACACCGGAGCACGGCTGCATTTGGTGAAACCGCTGGGTTTTTCTCTTGAACACAAGCAGTTGGTGCGAGCCGGATTGGACTACCATGAATTCGCCACACTCACCGTCTACGACAATTGGACCGAATGCGCGGACCGTTTCCAGGATCGCCGCATATTCGCCCTCTCGACAAAGGGTGCGCAGCGTTATGATCAAATCACTTATACCGAAGGGGACGTCTTTCTCTTCGGTCCTGAAACACGAGGGTTGCCGGCCTGGTTGCTCGAATCGTTTCCAGAAAAACAGCGCCTGCGTCTGCCGATGCTCCCGGAGAGCCGCAGCCTGAATCTGGCCAATGCCGTGGCGGTCGTGGTGTATGAGGCCTGGCGACAAAATGGGTTTCTCAATGGGTGGTAG